The following are encoded in a window of Salvelinus fontinalis isolate EN_2023a chromosome 40, ASM2944872v1, whole genome shotgun sequence genomic DNA:
- the LOC129839987 gene encoding centrosomal protein of 95 kDa-like isoform X1, which produces MGTQEDERDWVDVANDILSKCHINLRLRKVTDCNANVFVALYEAILGEKVPDYIAAPGSQEDDVHNIQSVIDSLALDYLQISLSHITGENIVRGDKESIKNLLEIFEGLLEYLTEQISEEESQNGDKEPNGVPVEDAPFPTGPVVPQTEEQMSLMERASQYSSVHSAVQSSSKPSLHSWNAEETGSTNELILLGDSAFTFTAKQEVEASSQALCPSTTGAPGTPGTQATLLREPLRSAIPLQPPYQTTPHRPDRAPGSGSQSPPANGLGSGAAVEQEAPAGTSQSPRPVADTVTNGVRSPAFNHSPVEREKSVSSQTKARLEEAKEQPEPTSVGPRRVLFRTQPDIHFLTLQDELEDRAPLDTEEEVEEETFTQQDSWAHRGQTGLSSSRVLEEEDCEEPLSWRRQRNRKAEQELHHMSEKLSRRLEELDLMLKRALGESGDPDEVKEVDKQSHHSDSVMECRRPPRRPTGTPRAPTSPCTRSLSPSPPRARRSLSGQLEGATREAVSGWVTQRHTAARTRRRQLRHLQPQHKHRQLEKAYEEELKVYEDRERAAMATERTRAHEAVREGEEREYREAILRDVPRAPKPSQVYTTAARHRSPRTRQPTPGRRRQDKTRRAPPMKVKDNDLLPLLLEEFPHLHLSPHALGRMWQQQLGQVDRLNASLSLDNQRQGPRTKLTSQVEEAQRRHNLLGEIIHKEQEHNRRLRDFKERIQQQKSTQNRLKEQRQQIARAKKYHGDYHVQLRARMMRARTKEERMFKQVFEEGLEVQKARLREQRAYAKEQRQEHQNKHRDQIQSMENYYKDQFSLLAETLAIERRDIQVRKKAQEKALQKMKRELRSKMEREIGELQEIIVQDDDDDYFHGLEVQRLRRRVQMASFQYNTSCLH; this is translated from the exons ATGGGAACCCAAGAAGATGAGAGAG ATTGGGTGGACGTGGCGAATGATATCCTTAGCAAGTGTCACATTAACCTGAGACTGAGGAAGGTGACGGACTGTAACGCCAATGTTTTTGTCGCCCTGTATGAGGCCATCTTGGGGGAGAAAGTCCCAG actacatCGCCGCCCCGGGCAGTCAGGAGGATGATGTCCACAACATCCAGTCTGTGATCGACTCCCTGGCTCTGGACTACCTTCAGATCAGCCTTTCACACATCACAG GCGAGAACATTGTACGAGGGGACAAGGAGTCCATCAAGAACCTGTTGGAGATCTTTGAGGGGCTGCTTGAATACCTCACCGAGCAGATCAGTGAAGAGGAGTCGCAAAATGGAG ACAAGGAACCAAACGGTGTTCCTGTGGAGGATGCCCCCTTCCCTACAGGGCCAGTGGTcccccagacagaggaacagatgTCCCTAATGGAGAGAGCCTCCCAGTATTCTAGTGTGCA CTCTGCCGTCCAGTCTAGCAGCAAACCTTCCCTCCACTCTTGGAATGCGGAGGAGACGGGCTCGACCAATGAGCTCATCCTCCTGGGAGACTCCGCCTTCACGTTCACGGCCAAACAAGAAG TGGAAGCCTCTTCACAAGCTCTGTGCCCCAGCACCACGGGTGCTCCGGGAACCCCAGGCACCCAGGCCACTCTACTGAGGGAGCCCCTGCGCTCGGCCATCCCCCTGCAGCCCCCCTACCAGACTACCCCCCACAGGCCCGACAGAGCTCCCGGCTCGGGTAGCCAGTCTCCCCCAGCCAACGGTCTCGGCAGCGGGGCCGCAGTGGAGCAGGAGGCACCCGCTGGCACCTCGCAG tCCCCAAGGCCAGTGGCTGACACAGTTACCAATGGAGTGCGCTCGCCAGCCTTCAACCACTCACCCG TCGAGAGGGAGAAGTCTGTGTCCAGTCAAACCAAGGCCAGGCTAGAGGAGGCCAAGGAGCAGCCGGAG CCTACCAGTGTGGGGCCCAGGAGGGTTCTGTTCCGGACACAGCCAGACATTCATTTCCTCACCCTGCAGGATGAGCTGGAGGACAGGGCACCACTGGACACTGAGGAAGAAGTTGAGGAAGAGACCTTCACGCAGCAGGACAGCTGGGCTCACAGGGGGCAGACTGGGCTCAG cagtaGTAGGGTACTAGAGGAGGAGGATTGTGAGGAGCCTCTCTCCTGGCgtagacagagaaacaggaaggcagAACAGGAGCTGCACCACATGTCTGAGAAGCTGTCCCGACGGCTAGAGGAGCTGGACCTG ATGTTAAAGAGAGCGCTAGGAGAGAGCGGAGATCCCGACGAGGTCAAGGAGGTGGACAAACAGTCCCACCACAGTGACAGTGTCATGGAGTGTCGCAGGCCCCCAAGGAGGCCAACGG GTACGCCGCGAGCACCCACATCCCCCTGTACCcgctccctgtccccctcccctccccgggCCCGCCGCTCCCTTTCAGGTCAGCTAGAGGGCGCCACGAGAGAGGCGGTGAGTGGATgggtcacacagagacacaccgccGCCCGTACGCGCCGACGACAACTCCGCCATCTACAGCCCCAACACAAACACCGCCAG CTGGAAAAAGCCTATGAGGAGGAGCTGAAAGTGTACGAGGACAGAGAACGGGCTGCTATGGCCACGGAACGAACCAGAGCACATGAGGcggtaagagagggagag GAGAGGGAGTACAGAGAGGCCATACTGAGAGATGTTCCCCGAGCCCCCAAACCGTCCCAAGTGTACACCACAGCAGCCCGACACCGCTCCCCTAGGACCAGACAACCAACTCCGGGCCGCAGGCGACAGGACAAAACCAGAAGAGCCCCACCAA TGAAGGTGAAGGACAACGACTTGCTCCCCCTGCTCCTGGAGGAGTTCCCCCACCTGCACCTCTCGCCCCACGCCCTGGGCAGGATGTGGCAGCAGCAGCTGGGCCAGGTGGACCGCCTCaacgcctctctctccctggacaACCAGAGGCAGGGGCCACGCACTAAACTCACCAGCCAG GTGGAAGAGGCTCAGAGGAGACACAACCTGCTGGGGGAGATCATCCACAAAGAGCAAGAACACAACAGACGCCTG agGGATTTTAAGGAGCGCATCCAGCAACAGAAGTCGACTCAGAACCGTCTGAAGGAGCAGAGGCAGCAGATCGCCAGGGCCAAGAAGTACCACGGTGACTACCACGTCCAGCTCCGCGCGCGCATGATGAGGGCCCGCAcgaaagaggagagg aTGTTTAAGCAGGTGTTTGAGGAGGGCTTGGAGGTGCAGAAGGCCCGTCTCCGAGAGCAGAGGGCCTACGCCAAGGAGCAGCGCCAGGAGCaccagaacaaacacagagaccagATCCAATCTATGGAGAACTATTACAAGGACCAG TTTTCATTATTGGCCGAAACTCTCGCTATAGAGAGACGGGATATCCAAGTACGGAAGAAGGCCCAAGAAAAG GCCCTTCAGAAGATGAAACGAGAGCTGCGCTccaagatggagagggagataggCGAGCTGCAGGAGATTATCGTCCAGGACGACGACGACGACTACTTCCACGGCCTGGAGGTCCAAAGGTTACGGCGTCGCGTGCAGATGGCTTCCTTCCAGTACAACACCAGCTGTCTGCACTGA
- the LOC129839987 gene encoding centrosomal protein of 95 kDa-like isoform X2 → MGTQEDERDWVDVANDILSKCHINLRLRKVTDCNANVFVALYEAILGEKVPDYIAAPGSQEDDVHNIQSVIDSLALDYLQISLSHITGENIVRGDKESIKNLLEIFEGLLEYLTEQISEEESQNGDKEPNGVPVEDAPFPTGPVVPQTEEQMSLMERASQYSSVHSAVQSSSKPSLHSWNAEETGSTNELILLGDSAFTFTAKQEVEASSQALCPSTTGAPGTPGTQATLLREPLRSAIPLQPPYQTTPHRPDRAPGSGSQSPPANGLGSGAAVEQEAPAGTSQSPRPVADTVTNGVRSPAFNHSPVEREKSVSSQTKARLEEAKEQPEPTSVGPRRVLFRTQPDIHFLTLQDELEDRAPLDTEEEVEEETFTQQDSWAHRGQTGLSSRVLEEEDCEEPLSWRRQRNRKAEQELHHMSEKLSRRLEELDLMLKRALGESGDPDEVKEVDKQSHHSDSVMECRRPPRRPTGTPRAPTSPCTRSLSPSPPRARRSLSGQLEGATREAVSGWVTQRHTAARTRRRQLRHLQPQHKHRQLEKAYEEELKVYEDRERAAMATERTRAHEAVREGEEREYREAILRDVPRAPKPSQVYTTAARHRSPRTRQPTPGRRRQDKTRRAPPMKVKDNDLLPLLLEEFPHLHLSPHALGRMWQQQLGQVDRLNASLSLDNQRQGPRTKLTSQVEEAQRRHNLLGEIIHKEQEHNRRLRDFKERIQQQKSTQNRLKEQRQQIARAKKYHGDYHVQLRARMMRARTKEERMFKQVFEEGLEVQKARLREQRAYAKEQRQEHQNKHRDQIQSMENYYKDQFSLLAETLAIERRDIQVRKKAQEKALQKMKRELRSKMEREIGELQEIIVQDDDDDYFHGLEVQRLRRRVQMASFQYNTSCLH, encoded by the exons ATGGGAACCCAAGAAGATGAGAGAG ATTGGGTGGACGTGGCGAATGATATCCTTAGCAAGTGTCACATTAACCTGAGACTGAGGAAGGTGACGGACTGTAACGCCAATGTTTTTGTCGCCCTGTATGAGGCCATCTTGGGGGAGAAAGTCCCAG actacatCGCCGCCCCGGGCAGTCAGGAGGATGATGTCCACAACATCCAGTCTGTGATCGACTCCCTGGCTCTGGACTACCTTCAGATCAGCCTTTCACACATCACAG GCGAGAACATTGTACGAGGGGACAAGGAGTCCATCAAGAACCTGTTGGAGATCTTTGAGGGGCTGCTTGAATACCTCACCGAGCAGATCAGTGAAGAGGAGTCGCAAAATGGAG ACAAGGAACCAAACGGTGTTCCTGTGGAGGATGCCCCCTTCCCTACAGGGCCAGTGGTcccccagacagaggaacagatgTCCCTAATGGAGAGAGCCTCCCAGTATTCTAGTGTGCA CTCTGCCGTCCAGTCTAGCAGCAAACCTTCCCTCCACTCTTGGAATGCGGAGGAGACGGGCTCGACCAATGAGCTCATCCTCCTGGGAGACTCCGCCTTCACGTTCACGGCCAAACAAGAAG TGGAAGCCTCTTCACAAGCTCTGTGCCCCAGCACCACGGGTGCTCCGGGAACCCCAGGCACCCAGGCCACTCTACTGAGGGAGCCCCTGCGCTCGGCCATCCCCCTGCAGCCCCCCTACCAGACTACCCCCCACAGGCCCGACAGAGCTCCCGGCTCGGGTAGCCAGTCTCCCCCAGCCAACGGTCTCGGCAGCGGGGCCGCAGTGGAGCAGGAGGCACCCGCTGGCACCTCGCAG tCCCCAAGGCCAGTGGCTGACACAGTTACCAATGGAGTGCGCTCGCCAGCCTTCAACCACTCACCCG TCGAGAGGGAGAAGTCTGTGTCCAGTCAAACCAAGGCCAGGCTAGAGGAGGCCAAGGAGCAGCCGGAG CCTACCAGTGTGGGGCCCAGGAGGGTTCTGTTCCGGACACAGCCAGACATTCATTTCCTCACCCTGCAGGATGAGCTGGAGGACAGGGCACCACTGGACACTGAGGAAGAAGTTGAGGAAGAGACCTTCACGCAGCAGGACAGCTGGGCTCACAGGGGGCAGACTGGGCTCAG taGTAGGGTACTAGAGGAGGAGGATTGTGAGGAGCCTCTCTCCTGGCgtagacagagaaacaggaaggcagAACAGGAGCTGCACCACATGTCTGAGAAGCTGTCCCGACGGCTAGAGGAGCTGGACCTG ATGTTAAAGAGAGCGCTAGGAGAGAGCGGAGATCCCGACGAGGTCAAGGAGGTGGACAAACAGTCCCACCACAGTGACAGTGTCATGGAGTGTCGCAGGCCCCCAAGGAGGCCAACGG GTACGCCGCGAGCACCCACATCCCCCTGTACCcgctccctgtccccctcccctccccgggCCCGCCGCTCCCTTTCAGGTCAGCTAGAGGGCGCCACGAGAGAGGCGGTGAGTGGATgggtcacacagagacacaccgccGCCCGTACGCGCCGACGACAACTCCGCCATCTACAGCCCCAACACAAACACCGCCAG CTGGAAAAAGCCTATGAGGAGGAGCTGAAAGTGTACGAGGACAGAGAACGGGCTGCTATGGCCACGGAACGAACCAGAGCACATGAGGcggtaagagagggagag GAGAGGGAGTACAGAGAGGCCATACTGAGAGATGTTCCCCGAGCCCCCAAACCGTCCCAAGTGTACACCACAGCAGCCCGACACCGCTCCCCTAGGACCAGACAACCAACTCCGGGCCGCAGGCGACAGGACAAAACCAGAAGAGCCCCACCAA TGAAGGTGAAGGACAACGACTTGCTCCCCCTGCTCCTGGAGGAGTTCCCCCACCTGCACCTCTCGCCCCACGCCCTGGGCAGGATGTGGCAGCAGCAGCTGGGCCAGGTGGACCGCCTCaacgcctctctctccctggacaACCAGAGGCAGGGGCCACGCACTAAACTCACCAGCCAG GTGGAAGAGGCTCAGAGGAGACACAACCTGCTGGGGGAGATCATCCACAAAGAGCAAGAACACAACAGACGCCTG agGGATTTTAAGGAGCGCATCCAGCAACAGAAGTCGACTCAGAACCGTCTGAAGGAGCAGAGGCAGCAGATCGCCAGGGCCAAGAAGTACCACGGTGACTACCACGTCCAGCTCCGCGCGCGCATGATGAGGGCCCGCAcgaaagaggagagg aTGTTTAAGCAGGTGTTTGAGGAGGGCTTGGAGGTGCAGAAGGCCCGTCTCCGAGAGCAGAGGGCCTACGCCAAGGAGCAGCGCCAGGAGCaccagaacaaacacagagaccagATCCAATCTATGGAGAACTATTACAAGGACCAG TTTTCATTATTGGCCGAAACTCTCGCTATAGAGAGACGGGATATCCAAGTACGGAAGAAGGCCCAAGAAAAG GCCCTTCAGAAGATGAAACGAGAGCTGCGCTccaagatggagagggagataggCGAGCTGCAGGAGATTATCGTCCAGGACGACGACGACGACTACTTCCACGGCCTGGAGGTCCAAAGGTTACGGCGTCGCGTGCAGATGGCTTCCTTCCAGTACAACACCAGCTGTCTGCACTGA
- the LOC129839987 gene encoding centrosomal protein of 95 kDa-like isoform X3 produces MGTQEDERDWVDVANDILSKCHINLRLRKVTDCNANVFVALYEAILGEKVPDYIAAPGSQEDDVHNIQSVIDSLALDYLQISLSHITGENIVRGDKESIKNLLEIFEGLLEYLTEQISEEESQNGDKEPNGVPVEDAPFPTGPVVPQTEEQMSLMERASQYSSVHSAVQSSSKPSLHSWNAEETGSTNELILLGDSAFTFTAKQEVEASSQALCPSTTGAPGTPGTQATLLREPLRSAIPLQPPYQTTPHRPDRAPGSGSQSPPANGLGSGAAVEQEAPAGTSQSPRPVADTVTNGVRSPAFNHSPVEREKSVSSQTKARLEEAKEQPEPTSVGPRRVLFRTQPDIHFLTLQDELEDRAPLDTEEEVEEETFTQQDSWAHRGQTGLSSSRVLEEEDCEEPLSWRRQRNRKAEQELHHMSEKLSRRLEELDLMLKRALGESGDPDEVKEVDKQSHHSDSVMECRRPPRRPTGTPRAPTSPCTRSLSPSPPRARRSLSGQLEGATREAVSGWVTQRHTAARTRRRQLRHLQPQHKHRQLEKAYEEELKVYEDRERAAMATERTRAHEAEREYREAILRDVPRAPKPSQVYTTAARHRSPRTRQPTPGRRRQDKTRRAPPMKVKDNDLLPLLLEEFPHLHLSPHALGRMWQQQLGQVDRLNASLSLDNQRQGPRTKLTSQVEEAQRRHNLLGEIIHKEQEHNRRLRDFKERIQQQKSTQNRLKEQRQQIARAKKYHGDYHVQLRARMMRARTKEERMFKQVFEEGLEVQKARLREQRAYAKEQRQEHQNKHRDQIQSMENYYKDQFSLLAETLAIERRDIQVRKKAQEKALQKMKRELRSKMEREIGELQEIIVQDDDDDYFHGLEVQRLRRRVQMASFQYNTSCLH; encoded by the exons ATGGGAACCCAAGAAGATGAGAGAG ATTGGGTGGACGTGGCGAATGATATCCTTAGCAAGTGTCACATTAACCTGAGACTGAGGAAGGTGACGGACTGTAACGCCAATGTTTTTGTCGCCCTGTATGAGGCCATCTTGGGGGAGAAAGTCCCAG actacatCGCCGCCCCGGGCAGTCAGGAGGATGATGTCCACAACATCCAGTCTGTGATCGACTCCCTGGCTCTGGACTACCTTCAGATCAGCCTTTCACACATCACAG GCGAGAACATTGTACGAGGGGACAAGGAGTCCATCAAGAACCTGTTGGAGATCTTTGAGGGGCTGCTTGAATACCTCACCGAGCAGATCAGTGAAGAGGAGTCGCAAAATGGAG ACAAGGAACCAAACGGTGTTCCTGTGGAGGATGCCCCCTTCCCTACAGGGCCAGTGGTcccccagacagaggaacagatgTCCCTAATGGAGAGAGCCTCCCAGTATTCTAGTGTGCA CTCTGCCGTCCAGTCTAGCAGCAAACCTTCCCTCCACTCTTGGAATGCGGAGGAGACGGGCTCGACCAATGAGCTCATCCTCCTGGGAGACTCCGCCTTCACGTTCACGGCCAAACAAGAAG TGGAAGCCTCTTCACAAGCTCTGTGCCCCAGCACCACGGGTGCTCCGGGAACCCCAGGCACCCAGGCCACTCTACTGAGGGAGCCCCTGCGCTCGGCCATCCCCCTGCAGCCCCCCTACCAGACTACCCCCCACAGGCCCGACAGAGCTCCCGGCTCGGGTAGCCAGTCTCCCCCAGCCAACGGTCTCGGCAGCGGGGCCGCAGTGGAGCAGGAGGCACCCGCTGGCACCTCGCAG tCCCCAAGGCCAGTGGCTGACACAGTTACCAATGGAGTGCGCTCGCCAGCCTTCAACCACTCACCCG TCGAGAGGGAGAAGTCTGTGTCCAGTCAAACCAAGGCCAGGCTAGAGGAGGCCAAGGAGCAGCCGGAG CCTACCAGTGTGGGGCCCAGGAGGGTTCTGTTCCGGACACAGCCAGACATTCATTTCCTCACCCTGCAGGATGAGCTGGAGGACAGGGCACCACTGGACACTGAGGAAGAAGTTGAGGAAGAGACCTTCACGCAGCAGGACAGCTGGGCTCACAGGGGGCAGACTGGGCTCAG cagtaGTAGGGTACTAGAGGAGGAGGATTGTGAGGAGCCTCTCTCCTGGCgtagacagagaaacaggaaggcagAACAGGAGCTGCACCACATGTCTGAGAAGCTGTCCCGACGGCTAGAGGAGCTGGACCTG ATGTTAAAGAGAGCGCTAGGAGAGAGCGGAGATCCCGACGAGGTCAAGGAGGTGGACAAACAGTCCCACCACAGTGACAGTGTCATGGAGTGTCGCAGGCCCCCAAGGAGGCCAACGG GTACGCCGCGAGCACCCACATCCCCCTGTACCcgctccctgtccccctcccctccccgggCCCGCCGCTCCCTTTCAGGTCAGCTAGAGGGCGCCACGAGAGAGGCGGTGAGTGGATgggtcacacagagacacaccgccGCCCGTACGCGCCGACGACAACTCCGCCATCTACAGCCCCAACACAAACACCGCCAG CTGGAAAAAGCCTATGAGGAGGAGCTGAAAGTGTACGAGGACAGAGAACGGGCTGCTATGGCCACGGAACGAACCAGAGCACATGAGGcg GAGAGGGAGTACAGAGAGGCCATACTGAGAGATGTTCCCCGAGCCCCCAAACCGTCCCAAGTGTACACCACAGCAGCCCGACACCGCTCCCCTAGGACCAGACAACCAACTCCGGGCCGCAGGCGACAGGACAAAACCAGAAGAGCCCCACCAA TGAAGGTGAAGGACAACGACTTGCTCCCCCTGCTCCTGGAGGAGTTCCCCCACCTGCACCTCTCGCCCCACGCCCTGGGCAGGATGTGGCAGCAGCAGCTGGGCCAGGTGGACCGCCTCaacgcctctctctccctggacaACCAGAGGCAGGGGCCACGCACTAAACTCACCAGCCAG GTGGAAGAGGCTCAGAGGAGACACAACCTGCTGGGGGAGATCATCCACAAAGAGCAAGAACACAACAGACGCCTG agGGATTTTAAGGAGCGCATCCAGCAACAGAAGTCGACTCAGAACCGTCTGAAGGAGCAGAGGCAGCAGATCGCCAGGGCCAAGAAGTACCACGGTGACTACCACGTCCAGCTCCGCGCGCGCATGATGAGGGCCCGCAcgaaagaggagagg aTGTTTAAGCAGGTGTTTGAGGAGGGCTTGGAGGTGCAGAAGGCCCGTCTCCGAGAGCAGAGGGCCTACGCCAAGGAGCAGCGCCAGGAGCaccagaacaaacacagagaccagATCCAATCTATGGAGAACTATTACAAGGACCAG TTTTCATTATTGGCCGAAACTCTCGCTATAGAGAGACGGGATATCCAAGTACGGAAGAAGGCCCAAGAAAAG GCCCTTCAGAAGATGAAACGAGAGCTGCGCTccaagatggagagggagataggCGAGCTGCAGGAGATTATCGTCCAGGACGACGACGACGACTACTTCCACGGCCTGGAGGTCCAAAGGTTACGGCGTCGCGTGCAGATGGCTTCCTTCCAGTACAACACCAGCTGTCTGCACTGA